The genomic stretch GCTTCATCCACGTCACCCGCCTCAAGGATGTTCCGCTGCTCCGTCGAGTGTCCCCAGATTCCCGCGAAACAATCGGCCTGTAATTCCATGCGGACCGACAGCGCGTTTCTCGACGAAGGGTTCTGCTGCATCGCAGCCCTGACCTTCCGCTCGATCCCCAGCACGTTCTGCACGTGATGCCCGATCTCATGCGCCAGCACATAAGCTTGCGCGAAGTCACCCGACGCATCGAAGCGCTGTTTCAGTTCGTCGTAAAAGCTCAGGTCGATGTAAGCCTTCTGGTCACCCGGACAATAGAACGGGCCGCTCGCCGACTCGGCAACGCCGCACGCCGACTGAACAGCGTCACGAAACAGCACCAGCTTCGCCCGCGGATAGTCCACTCCTCGTTCGGCGAGGATGCCAGTCCAGGTCTTCTGCGCGTCATCGAGCACGAACGATACGAATTGCACCTGCGGTTCTTCAGCAGGATCGTCGACGGGGTTTGACTGGGTTGTGGGCGCCCCCGCCTGATCGGTGCTCAGTAGCGTGAAAAAGTTCTTTTTGAAGACGAAACTGAGCAGCAGCAAAATGACGATGCCGCCCAACCCTAGGCCTCCGCCCATGCGGAGTCCGCCCATACCGCCACCGCCCCGGCGGTCCTCGATGTCAGAACTGCGTCCACCCGGTGACCATCGCATGACGTGCTTAGATGCCTCCCTGGAAATGCGGGAAACAGTGTAGCGCCGGAAGGGCAGGACAAGAAGTCGCGTCTTCGCGGGAACCTTACTCCGCTTTTGGTGTCTGATCTGGTATGAAGTCGGTGCTCTTCGCCTGCGTTTTCGCTCTGGCTGAATTGCACGGACAGACAGGGTTCAATTAGGCGAAAGTATGCCAAAATCGTGGGACTACGGAATGAAACTAGGGAAAAAGTTCAGCGCGATAAAAGAAGGAACCTGCCAGCAGGAGTGCGATATCTGCCGCTCCACCTGTGCCGCCAAGCCTAGTCCTTGCGCACGCTGGATCAACCACCCGCCAAACGGGCACGTGTGCCTCAATCATGCACAACATCTTATCCAAGTCGATGGTGAAAAACTGTAGCTTTAATGCGGTATCTTGTACGTGCCAGCTGCGCTATTGAACACCTCACAAATGCTCTAGCAGCCTCATGACGGTCACCTGCTTCCTCTCATCGATAGACTGCCATGCCAAGCGTCGGACCCAAACGGAATGTGTCCTCTTCAACAATGGGCGCAACTGACGAGCGTCATTACAGCACAAACGAAATTGCAGAAATGTGAAATTACAGAGGACAGTGATTCGGACAACTCAATTCCCAATTCGGAACAGGCACCGAAGAAAACCGAAAATAGCCGTTTGTCTATTACAATTGCGGCGCCATCAGCTATACACAGCGTTAATCATGGAGGCCATTTGTGAACATTGACGAATTCAAAGCTCAGGTTAAAGACATCGCGGAGTTGTCGGCAACTGTTCCCGAACCTTTTCGGGAGAAATGCTTCGAAGTTTTATTGCAGCATCTGATTCGGCAAGCTGATTCTGATTGGGATTCTGCTCGGGGATCACGTGAGGTGAAGAAACGGGTTGAAACCGCCGAAGAAGATGCTGGCAACGAATCGGGGGGAAACGCAGAAACACCCGATGCTTCTGAACCAGTTAGTTCCGAGGCTGTGCTGAGGCTTAACTCAGCATTGAGAGTGTTTATGAGACGCACTAAGGTGACGCAGGCTGATATTGAAAAGGTCGTGATGGTCGAAGGAAACCAAGTCTATTTCTTGAAAGAACCGACAACGAGCAAAGTGGCGCAAGGCCAACTCGAGTGGTCGCTTTTAACGGCTCTTAAGAATGGAATCTTGAGAGGATCGTTCACGGCCGACGCAGAGGAAATTCGCTCGATTTGCCAAGAGAAAGGATTCTACGATCAAGGCAATTTTGCAGCCATCTTCAAAAGAGACAGGATGAAAGGGCTTTTCAAAGCTCCACTTGAAAAGCAAGGAGACCCGCAACCGCTAACCAACGACGGCCTCGATGCACTTGGAAATTTGCTTAAGGAACTTGGCGGAAGTTCTGAATGAAAACCGAACTAATAGAGAAATTGAATGTATTTGAACGAGACCTGCGCAGGCTGAGGAAACTCGTACAGGAACAACCAGGGACTCAAGTCAGCAGACAGGCTCCGCGAGCGTTGGCAGAGCACATCGCCGACTTCTGGGTGGAGGAACTCCGAAGTCCTCTGGAGCACAGGATCAAACTACCTGCCGAGGTTATTGAAAGCACTTCCCTCTCAATGAAACGGTTGCACGTCCTAAGTCGTCCCAACAACGCCAAGAAGTCCTACGAAGATACCGTCCGAGCCGTCCTAAAAGACTTTAAGAACAAGTTTGTTCTACCTATTCAACAGCTAAGCACAAACATCAATGCAAAACCTGATTTATCAAAACTTGTTAAGACTCTCATCAACCCAGAAGAATCCGCATATTTAAAGGAAGGAGTCGACTGTGCAAACGCAGGATTTAATCGAGCTGCTATTGTTTTGGGCTGGTGTTCAGCTATCGACCGAGTTCGCCGAAAGATTCAACTTGAAGGGTTCGCAAAGTTCAATTCCACGTCGACCTCCATCAAGAATCAAACCTCCGGGAAGAGAAAACGGTGGAATAAGGAATTTAAGATCGCTAGCACAGCTGAACTCCAGACCGTTTTCGATGAAGATCTAATCATAGTTTCGGAGGGGATGGGACTCTTGGACGGAAATCAGGCTGATCGGCTAATCGAAGTAGATTTCCAATACAGGAATCACAGTGCACATCCAGGGGATGCCCCAATTGAAGATCCGCATGTAGTCGCATTCTTCACGGATGTTTGCACGATCATTCTTAACAATCCCAAGTTCAAAGTGTAATTCGGAGGAACTATGGCACGAATCCAGATCGAAAAGGTAGTAGACCATCTCAGAACTGACATTCGGCCACTCTTTGGTCGCGGCAGTTAAGGAGAGACCCCCAACGCCGACATCGACGCCTATTCTCTATACCGTGCGTTCCATCGTGCTGTACGCAGGAAGTGCAGGCAGTGGGAAGCAGTTCCCGATCATTTGGAGATATTTAGTTAGGGGTCAAATGTCGTAGTACAGGGCGAACTCGTACGGGTGCGGTCTCTGCCGCATGGCGTTCACTTCCTTGTCGCGCTTGTAGTCGATGTACGTCCGCAGTAACTCCTCCGTGAACACGTCGCCTTTCAGCAGGAATAAGTGATCACGCTCGAGTTCGTCTAGAGCATCTTCAAGCGATCCGGGCATCGACGGAACCTTCGCCAGTTCCTCCGGGCCGAGATCATAGATGTCCTTATCGAGCGGCTGCCCCGGATCGATCTTGTTCTCCACGCCATCCAGTCCGGCCATCATCATGGCTGCAAACGCCAGGTAGGGATTACAGCTGGGGTCCGGCGGACGGAACTCCACACGCTTCGACTTCGGCGAGGCTGAATACATCGGGATACGGCATGCGGCCGAACGGTTCCGGCGCGAATAGGCCAGGTTCACCGGAGCCTCAAACCCCGGTACGAGCCGCTTGTAGCTGTTCGTGGTTGGAGCGATCAGCGCCGACAATGCCGGCCCGTGCTTGATCAGTCCGCCGATGTAGTAGAGCGCCAACTGCGACAGCCCGGCGTATCCGTCACCCGCAAAGAGGGGCTTGCCGCCCTTCCATAGCGATTGGTGACAGTGCATCCCGGAACCATTGTCTTGGAACAAGGGCTTCGGC from Terriglobales bacterium encodes the following:
- a CDS encoding neutral zinc metallopeptidase → MRWSPGGRSSDIEDRRGGGGMGGLRMGGGLGLGGIVILLLLSFVFKKNFFTLLSTDQAGAPTTQSNPVDDPAEEPQVQFVSFVLDDAQKTWTGILAERGVDYPRAKLVLFRDAVQSACGVAESASGPFYCPGDQKAYIDLSFYDELKQRFDASGDFAQAYVLAHEIGHHVQNVLGIERKVRAAMQQNPSSRNALSVRMELQADCFAGIWGHSTEQRNILEAGDVDEALNAAAAIGDDRIQKMSGRGVSPDSFTHGSSEQRAYWFKQGFQSGRLEACDTFNSSR